One genomic region from Terriglobus aquaticus encodes:
- a CDS encoding phytoene/squalene synthase family protein, with product MAQRAAPDLRSCYEHCRTVARREAKNFYFAFLALPAHKRDAMCAMYAFMRRADDIADDEAMPVGERRSLMARWIDAFHVNQPFTADDAAVFAAVRDTQQRFGIADVLLDELVDGTAMDLKAEPPVGVQRMHIGDRTLDVYTTTEALDRYCYLVASVVGLVTIRIFGVRGETADAHAIAMGKAFQYTNILRDVREDAERGRIYLPLDLLQEHGSSAEEVVAAAAGQRPTAALLSAMRALAARAESFYASGRALIAQLDPDSRGAMRTLIDIYHALLRRIEAVHLEVFRERVRVSTAKKLALLLRGIALRSHA from the coding sequence GTGGCGCAACGCGCTGCACCGGATTTGCGGAGTTGCTATGAGCACTGCCGCACCGTAGCCAGGCGCGAGGCGAAGAACTTCTACTTTGCGTTTCTTGCCTTGCCGGCGCACAAGCGCGATGCGATGTGCGCGATGTACGCCTTCATGCGTCGCGCCGACGACATCGCTGACGACGAGGCGATGCCGGTGGGGGAGCGCCGCAGCCTGATGGCGCGGTGGATCGACGCGTTTCACGTTAACCAGCCCTTTACCGCGGATGATGCCGCCGTCTTTGCGGCTGTGCGCGACACGCAACAGCGCTTTGGTATTGCGGACGTCTTGCTGGACGAACTGGTCGACGGGACGGCGATGGACCTAAAGGCGGAGCCACCCGTTGGCGTGCAGCGCATGCACATCGGCGATCGCACGTTGGATGTTTACACGACCACCGAAGCCCTCGACCGCTACTGCTACCTGGTGGCGAGCGTGGTGGGATTGGTGACGATCCGCATCTTCGGAGTGCGCGGTGAGACGGCCGATGCGCACGCCATTGCCATGGGTAAAGCGTTCCAGTACACAAACATTCTTCGGGATGTTCGGGAAGATGCGGAGCGCGGGCGGATCTACCTTCCGCTGGATTTGTTGCAGGAGCACGGTTCGAGTGCGGAGGAGGTTGTTGCGGCAGCCGCCGGCCAGCGGCCGACTGCAGCGCTCCTTAGCGCGATGCGAGCGCTGGCGGCGCGTGCCGAGTCGTTCTATGCATCGGGCCGAGCGTTGATTGCGCAATTGGATCCGGACAGCCGGGGCGCGATGCGTACGCTGATCGACATCTACCACGCACTGCTGCGTCGCATTGAAGCCGTTCACCTGGAGGTATTTCGGGAGAGGGTGCGCGTATCCACGGCGAAGAAGCTGGCCCTGCTGTTGCGGGGCATAGCATTGCGGTCGCACGCATGA
- the recJ gene encoding single-stranded-DNA-specific exonuclease RecJ: MAQHANPAVTASSRTWELAPADTDGVDALSRQADLPQWVARLLWLRGLRNAQDVPTYLEPSLTHLHDPSLLLGMQSAVRRIVTAVRREEPMLIYGDYDVDGTLATVLLKTAIDRITPRGRPSLVRYHIPHRIREGYGVQPSVLAEAADEGVRLVISVDTGIRAFVAAEEAAARGMDLIVTDHHLPESRGVPQAVAVINPNQTGCAYPETHLCGAAVAWKLAEALLRAAGEPGTPLEPVEPASFEKLQRSLLKLVAIATVADAVPLTGENRAIVALGLAELRDVRQPGLRALMRLAQVGSSGRAPLASEIAFRIAPRINAAGRMDVASDVVALLLTRDPQEAETLAQRLHTLNEDRRNVESSILLGLHEQIDQLIEAAGSERPGIFVLDGEGWHRGVIGILASRVVDRTQRAALVITHDDGAAHGSGRSVEGFHLLDALTSVHSRHLADEGESLFLRFGGHAHAVGFSLDSSLVPALRQRMLAHAAQHGSSQPRAAVSRADALLPLHEVGPETWGWLSRLQPFGNANEEPVFLATHVLLQDVRVLKDRHLKLRVQTGQGSALDCLCWARTFSWPERLQQLDIAIGSPIDLLYQLRWNDRPDYGGLEIHVCDLRRASDAGDL, encoded by the coding sequence ATGGCCCAGCACGCAAACCCGGCCGTGACGGCATCAAGCCGTACCTGGGAACTAGCCCCGGCAGACACAGACGGCGTAGACGCCCTTTCCCGGCAAGCGGATCTGCCACAGTGGGTTGCACGGCTGCTCTGGCTGCGTGGTTTGCGCAACGCGCAGGACGTCCCAACCTACCTTGAGCCCTCGCTAACTCATCTCCACGATCCTTCCCTGCTCCTGGGCATGCAGAGCGCCGTTCGTCGCATCGTTACAGCCGTACGCCGCGAAGAGCCCATGCTGATCTACGGCGACTACGACGTAGATGGCACGCTAGCGACCGTTCTGCTGAAGACGGCCATTGACCGCATCACACCTCGCGGCCGACCCTCCCTGGTCCGCTACCACATTCCGCATCGCATCCGCGAAGGCTACGGGGTGCAGCCGAGTGTGTTGGCGGAGGCCGCCGACGAAGGCGTCCGGCTCGTCATCAGCGTCGATACAGGCATTCGCGCCTTTGTCGCCGCCGAGGAGGCGGCGGCCCGCGGCATGGATCTGATTGTCACGGATCACCACCTGCCGGAGTCTCGCGGCGTCCCACAGGCAGTCGCGGTGATCAACCCCAACCAGACTGGCTGTGCGTACCCCGAAACACACCTCTGTGGCGCCGCGGTGGCTTGGAAGCTGGCAGAAGCCTTGTTACGGGCTGCTGGCGAACCCGGCACGCCACTAGAACCCGTAGAGCCGGCCAGCTTTGAAAAGCTCCAGCGTTCCCTTCTCAAGCTGGTCGCGATCGCGACGGTCGCAGATGCCGTCCCGCTGACCGGCGAAAACCGCGCGATCGTCGCACTTGGTCTGGCGGAACTGCGCGACGTTCGGCAGCCCGGGCTACGCGCGCTCATGCGGCTGGCGCAGGTCGGTTCTTCCGGCCGCGCGCCACTCGCTTCCGAAATCGCCTTCCGCATCGCTCCACGCATCAACGCAGCAGGACGCATGGATGTGGCCAGCGATGTGGTTGCCCTCTTGCTGACCCGGGATCCGCAAGAGGCAGAGACCCTGGCCCAACGACTGCACACGCTCAACGAAGATCGTCGCAACGTTGAATCCAGCATCCTTCTGGGCCTCCACGAGCAGATCGATCAACTGATCGAAGCCGCGGGATCGGAGCGGCCGGGCATCTTCGTCCTGGACGGAGAAGGTTGGCACCGCGGAGTTATCGGCATCCTGGCGTCACGAGTGGTCGATCGCACGCAGCGAGCAGCCCTGGTCATCACGCATGACGACGGCGCGGCGCACGGCTCAGGGCGATCCGTCGAAGGTTTTCACCTGCTGGACGCCCTCACTTCGGTGCACTCCCGTCACCTGGCCGACGAGGGCGAGAGCTTGTTTCTGCGCTTCGGTGGCCACGCGCATGCGGTGGGCTTCTCGCTGGATTCCTCGCTCGTTCCTGCCCTGCGTCAGCGGATGCTGGCTCATGCCGCACAGCATGGCTCCAGCCAGCCACGTGCCGCGGTCTCCCGGGCCGATGCCTTGCTCCCTCTTCACGAGGTCGGACCGGAGACATGGGGTTGGTTGAGCCGGCTGCAACCTTTCGGCAACGCCAACGAGGAGCCAGTCTTCTTGGCCACCCACGTCCTCCTCCAGGACGTCCGCGTCCTCAAAGATCGCCACCTCAAGCTTCGAGTGCAGACCGGACAGGGTTCAGCTCTGGATTGCCTCTGCTGGGCACGCACCTTCTCCTGGCCGGAACGACTTCAGCAACTCGACATTGCGATCGGCTCTCCCATCGATCTGCTCTACCAACTTCGCTGGAACGATCGGCCCGACTACGGCGGTCTCGAAATCCACGTCTGCGATCTGAGGCGGGCATCGGACGCCGGCGACCTGTAA
- the hpnJ gene encoding hopanoid biosynthesis associated radical SAM protein HpnJ: MVLKTLLLNPPSFENFDGGASSRWPATREIESYWYPVWLTYPAGMLEGSRVLDAPPHHVSADETIQIAKDYEFLVLFTSTVGWAGDHGLAQAIKKANPSIKIAFVGPPVTTDPDRALNECSAIDFVCRREFDFSIVEFAQGKPLDQILGISYRNPDGTIQHNMDRPQVDNLDAMPWATKIYKRDLDVTRYNVPFLLHPYISLYSTRGCPAQCTFCLWPQTLSGHAWRKRSTDDVAAEMKWAKENFPHVKEFFFDDDTFNIQKARTIELCSKLKPLGLTWSCTSRVTTDRETLKAMKEAGCRLLIVGFESGDPQILKNIKKGATVERARDFVKDCHDLGLVIHADFILGLPGETKESIRNTINFAKTLDCETIQVSVAHAYPGTEFYDFAEKNGFITNEIMNDHGGHQMAHIEYPGLPTDYVMEMVHRFYDEYYFRPKAAARVVWKAIVNRDVPRLYQEAKSFMKLRAERNRAVRAKREESALKQQESVSMNA; encoded by the coding sequence ATGGTCTTAAAAACACTTCTCCTCAACCCTCCGTCGTTTGAAAATTTCGACGGCGGCGCCAGCAGCCGCTGGCCTGCGACCCGCGAAATCGAGTCCTACTGGTACCCCGTGTGGCTGACCTATCCGGCCGGCATGCTCGAGGGTTCGCGCGTGCTGGATGCACCGCCGCACCACGTGTCCGCCGACGAAACCATCCAGATCGCCAAGGATTACGAGTTCCTCGTTCTCTTCACCTCTACCGTGGGGTGGGCAGGTGACCATGGCCTGGCGCAGGCCATCAAGAAGGCGAACCCGTCCATCAAGATCGCCTTTGTTGGACCGCCGGTCACGACCGATCCGGATCGAGCTCTGAACGAGTGCAGCGCCATCGACTTCGTTTGCCGCCGTGAGTTCGATTTCTCCATCGTTGAGTTCGCCCAGGGCAAGCCGCTCGATCAGATCCTTGGCATCAGCTACCGCAACCCGGATGGCACCATCCAGCACAACATGGATCGTCCGCAGGTCGACAACCTGGATGCGATGCCCTGGGCCACCAAGATCTACAAGCGCGACCTGGACGTTACGCGCTACAACGTTCCGTTCCTGCTACATCCGTACATCTCGCTCTACTCCACTCGTGGTTGCCCGGCGCAGTGCACCTTCTGCCTGTGGCCCCAAACGCTCAGCGGCCATGCGTGGCGCAAGCGTTCCACCGACGATGTTGCCGCCGAGATGAAGTGGGCGAAGGAAAACTTTCCGCACGTCAAAGAGTTCTTCTTCGACGACGACACCTTCAACATCCAGAAGGCGCGCACCATTGAGCTGTGCAGCAAGCTGAAGCCTCTCGGCCTCACCTGGTCCTGCACCAGCCGCGTCACCACCGATCGCGAAACCCTGAAGGCCATGAAGGAAGCCGGGTGCCGTCTGCTCATCGTCGGCTTCGAATCCGGCGATCCGCAGATCCTCAAGAACATTAAGAAGGGCGCGACCGTCGAGCGCGCGCGCGACTTCGTCAAGGATTGCCACGACCTCGGTCTCGTCATTCACGCCGACTTCATCCTCGGCCTGCCCGGCGAAACCAAGGAGTCGATCCGCAACACGATCAACTTCGCCAAGACCCTCGACTGCGAGACGATCCAGGTCTCGGTAGCCCACGCCTACCCGGGTACCGAGTTCTACGACTTCGCGGAAAAGAACGGCTTCATCACCAACGAAATCATGAACGACCACGGCGGTCATCAGATGGCTCACATCGAGTACCCGGGCCTGCCGACCGATTACGTGATGGAGATGGTGCACCGCTTCTACGACGAGTACTACTTCCGCCCCAAGGCAGCGGCTCGCGTGGTGTGGAAGGCGATCGTCAACCGCGATGTTCCGCGTCTGTACCAGGAAGCGAAGTCCTTCATGAAGCTGCGTGCTGAGCGCAACCGCGCGGTTCGCGCAAAGCGTGAAGAAAGCGCGCTCAAGCAGCAGGAATCGGTCAGCATGAATGCCTGA
- a CDS encoding EamA family transporter, producing MTRIPFHVAVVILVMVVGATVGETLISVAMNRVGDLDEIRAERGLGGAIAVVIRSPFLIGGIACMAISFFSLLSALSTADLSLVGPATNSLTFIATAVSARFFLRENVDRRRWFAAVLVAAGVYLLAR from the coding sequence GTGACACGGATTCCCTTCCATGTTGCCGTCGTCATCCTCGTCATGGTTGTTGGCGCGACGGTTGGCGAAACACTCATCTCGGTCGCCATGAACCGGGTTGGTGACCTGGATGAAATTCGCGCGGAACGTGGGCTGGGCGGAGCCATCGCCGTGGTCATCCGATCCCCGTTTCTGATCGGCGGCATCGCCTGCATGGCGATCAGCTTCTTCTCGCTGCTCTCGGCGCTTTCTACCGCAGACCTGAGCCTGGTCGGCCCGGCTACCAACTCGCTGACCTTCATAGCCACGGCCGTGTCGGCTCGCTTCTTCCTTCGAGAGAACGTGGACCGTCGCCGATGGTTCGCGGCAGTACTTGTTGCTGCGGGTGTCTACCTACTCGCGCGCTAG
- the hpnE gene encoding hydroxysqualene dehydroxylase HpnE — protein MSLAVDRYDCVVVGAGVAGLAAASALSGAGARVAVVERKPFVGGRAYSYPHPALQEVVDSQHVLVGCCTNLRHLCGASGIADLIRWYDGYVFLEPGGRRTNLALSGLPAPLHTSPSFAAAPMLSLRDKLAIGTALQSFVRGYPKDDSESVASWLRRKRQPDGAIRHFWRPVVISALNDTLDRCSMRYAGQVFHETFLRSAEGGRLGIPTLPLSDFYGRVAQHCEAQGGTLYEKQSVERLEQRGEEWAVHLQGGGELIAKTVISAVSFEHVPQVLGTELMTAVMPQGVAGFCHSPITSIHLWYEREFTTLDHAALLDTGIEWMFHKSRIRRSPAGQGSYLELTISASHAQLKESRETLLTRSLRELESFFPEARTTKLLKSGVLKEAKATFSVLPGMDRLRPAQETAVPGLVLAGDWTQTGWPSTMEGGVRSGYLAAEAVARQLGSSRSFVQPDLAAAGLMRWLARE, from the coding sequence ATGAGTCTGGCTGTTGATCGTTACGATTGCGTGGTCGTCGGTGCGGGAGTGGCCGGCCTGGCCGCTGCATCTGCACTGAGCGGCGCGGGTGCGCGTGTTGCCGTGGTGGAACGCAAGCCGTTTGTGGGCGGGAGAGCCTACTCGTATCCTCATCCGGCGCTGCAGGAGGTGGTGGACTCGCAGCATGTGCTGGTCGGGTGCTGCACCAACCTGCGCCATCTCTGTGGAGCTTCCGGCATTGCGGACTTGATCCGCTGGTACGACGGCTACGTCTTTCTGGAGCCTGGGGGGCGGCGCACGAATCTTGCGCTCTCCGGTTTGCCTGCGCCTCTGCACACCTCGCCTTCGTTTGCAGCGGCTCCGATGCTAAGCCTGCGGGACAAGCTTGCGATTGGAACGGCGCTCCAGAGCTTCGTTCGTGGCTACCCAAAGGACGATAGCGAGAGTGTTGCAAGCTGGCTGCGGCGCAAACGCCAGCCCGACGGCGCGATCCGCCATTTCTGGCGACCGGTCGTCATCTCTGCATTGAACGACACGCTGGATCGCTGTTCCATGCGATACGCGGGGCAGGTTTTTCACGAGACGTTCCTGCGATCGGCCGAAGGTGGCCGCCTGGGTATTCCTACATTGCCACTATCGGACTTCTACGGGCGTGTTGCGCAACATTGCGAAGCCCAGGGCGGAACGCTGTACGAGAAGCAGTCGGTGGAGCGCTTGGAACAGCGTGGCGAGGAATGGGCCGTGCACTTGCAGGGCGGCGGGGAACTGATCGCGAAGACGGTGATCTCCGCTGTTTCGTTTGAGCATGTGCCGCAGGTGCTAGGGACTGAGCTGATGACAGCCGTGATGCCGCAGGGTGTCGCGGGCTTTTGTCATTCACCCATTACGTCGATTCACCTGTGGTACGAGCGGGAGTTCACAACTCTCGATCACGCGGCACTGTTGGACACCGGCATTGAGTGGATGTTTCACAAGTCGCGGATCCGCAGGAGTCCGGCAGGGCAGGGATCGTATCTGGAACTCACGATTTCCGCTTCGCATGCTCAGTTGAAAGAGAGCAGGGAAACGCTGTTGACGCGTTCGCTGCGCGAGTTGGAGAGCTTCTTTCCGGAGGCGCGCACGACGAAGCTGCTGAAGTCGGGAGTGCTCAAAGAGGCGAAAGCCACCTTCTCTGTGTTGCCTGGAATGGACCGCTTGCGACCCGCGCAGGAAACCGCGGTTCCAGGACTGGTGCTGGCCGGTGACTGGACGCAGACGGGGTGGCCCTCGACGATGGAGGGCGGAGTTCGCAGTGGATACCTGGCTGCGGAGGCTGTGGCGCGGCAACTTGGATCGTCGCGTTCCTTCGTGCAGCCGGACCTGGCTGCTGCAGGCCTAATGCGCTGGCTAGCGCGCGAGTAG
- a CDS encoding DUF507 family protein has product MLFSKEYIGYLSRQVVRRLTEAKMVRTETPAVLQERVYQGLLDELSLEDRINDEARLILESIQDDMLRTGASYPEMFKKIKMRLVQQYKAVL; this is encoded by the coding sequence ATGCTCTTCTCCAAGGAATACATCGGCTATCTTTCGCGCCAGGTGGTGCGCCGCCTGACGGAGGCGAAGATGGTGCGCACCGAAACGCCTGCTGTGCTGCAGGAACGCGTCTACCAGGGTCTTCTGGACGAGTTGTCGCTGGAGGACCGTATCAACGACGAAGCGCGCCTGATTCTCGAGAGTATTCAGGACGACATGTTGCGCACTGGCGCCAGCTACCCTGAGATGTTTAAGAAGATCAAGATGCGTTTGGTGCAGCAATACAAGGCGGTGCTCTAA
- a CDS encoding tetratricopeptide repeat protein, translating into MTRLVESALAVAFLLPCSAFGQGLSAARALAHQGKVDAAVAEMQKLTSANPGNAEAQELLCMLQGSVDRYDEAISACEAAHNAQPANAKYTLELARAYGAKADHAGALTGMRMVGRIRENFEAAARQDPRDVDALSDLGEFYVNAPGIVGGGLDRARALVNQLQPLSPARAARLEGMIDAKAGDTAAADAAYARELAVAHSAEAYVDLANYNRKRKLYDQAERNAVLAIQTDGARGPDSIDAARILMDLKRNSAAAEKALRGYLTHEQVSAVPQYVRAHTMLGQLLQDRGDQAGAQDQFQQALALASQYTPARKALRK; encoded by the coding sequence GTGACCCGCCTTGTTGAAAGCGCGCTTGCCGTCGCTTTCCTGCTGCCATGCTCCGCGTTCGGCCAGGGGCTCTCCGCTGCTCGAGCGCTCGCGCACCAGGGTAAAGTCGACGCGGCTGTCGCCGAGATGCAAAAGCTCACCTCCGCAAACCCCGGCAACGCAGAAGCACAGGAGTTGCTGTGCATGCTGCAGGGGAGCGTTGATCGGTACGACGAGGCCATCTCTGCGTGCGAAGCCGCGCACAACGCCCAACCTGCCAATGCCAAGTACACGTTGGAGTTGGCGCGGGCCTATGGCGCAAAAGCCGACCACGCAGGCGCGTTGACCGGCATGCGCATGGTCGGACGCATCCGTGAGAACTTCGAAGCGGCCGCGCGACAGGATCCCCGCGACGTGGACGCGTTGAGCGATCTGGGCGAGTTCTACGTCAATGCGCCAGGCATTGTTGGCGGCGGCCTCGATCGTGCGCGTGCTCTGGTCAACCAGCTCCAGCCCCTGTCCCCGGCGCGCGCCGCCCGCCTCGAAGGCATGATCGACGCGAAAGCTGGCGACACCGCCGCTGCCGACGCCGCGTATGCCCGCGAACTGGCGGTCGCGCACTCCGCCGAAGCGTACGTCGACTTGGCGAACTACAACCGCAAGCGGAAGCTCTACGATCAGGCAGAGCGCAATGCAGTCCTCGCCATCCAGACGGACGGTGCCCGCGGACCAGACAGCATCGACGCTGCCCGCATTCTGATGGACCTCAAGCGCAACAGCGCCGCGGCAGAGAAAGCTCTTCGTGGCTACCTGACGCACGAGCAAGTGTCGGCTGTGCCCCAGTACGTTCGGGCGCACACCATGCTCGGTCAACTGCTGCAGGACCGGGGAGATCAGGCAGGTGCGCAGGACCAGTTCCAGCAGGCGCTTGCCCTCGCTAGCCAGTACACCCCGGCCCGAAAGGCCCTGCGGAAATGA
- a CDS encoding TolC family protein — protein sequence MSLPNLQRGLALAIACFLTGGSAARAQISLQSAVDLALKNSPRIRIAQADLAKARAAWQEARDAYIPAVSTTAGYGQATGAPLNVPIIFSISAQSLVFSFQQRDYVRAAEEARESAQHALNREQIQVIQDTTNTYVALDNAQLRKTVVQRELDLADRLVTVTSERIDAGVDAKVELPKSRRTSLQIRLAALQLDDEIAFNARHLATLTGLPVAAIRTDPRSIPEIAPIRARQAQQEVADDEGIAALASTARSKQHQAFGDRRYLLRPQVSLGASYSRVDTGLSSYAAYYPHYGAAGNSENALSFGLSFTIPLLDMAHRARARQSEADAEHAGADVLLQRGIFQEGQAKLRNSAVELQLRTDLAQQEQEIAEDQFETLQIQLQSAAGSSSAPQANPKDALNAELQERQRYYDLLLSRLQLQQVQVNLLQQDGGLSRWVQGTPVSTAPTPFQRPGANTPTVPATTTPSLPGTPPQGVTPAPPPVPVPPTAPR from the coding sequence ATGAGCCTGCCCAATCTCCAACGTGGGTTAGCGCTCGCCATCGCATGTTTCCTGACCGGTGGAAGCGCAGCGCGAGCGCAGATTTCCTTGCAGTCAGCGGTCGACCTGGCCCTGAAGAACAGCCCTCGTATCCGCATCGCGCAGGCCGATCTCGCAAAGGCGCGCGCAGCCTGGCAGGAAGCGCGGGACGCGTACATCCCTGCGGTCAGCACCACTGCGGGTTACGGCCAGGCAACCGGCGCTCCGCTGAACGTTCCCATCATCTTCAGCATCTCCGCACAGAGCCTCGTGTTCTCGTTTCAGCAGCGCGACTACGTGCGAGCGGCAGAGGAGGCGCGCGAATCTGCACAGCATGCCTTGAACCGGGAGCAGATTCAGGTAATCCAGGACACGACGAACACCTACGTAGCGCTGGATAATGCACAACTCCGCAAGACCGTCGTCCAGCGCGAACTGGACCTTGCCGATCGCCTCGTGACAGTCACCTCGGAGCGCATCGACGCCGGCGTGGATGCCAAGGTGGAACTTCCGAAGTCGCGGCGCACTTCGCTCCAGATCCGGCTTGCCGCGCTTCAACTCGACGACGAGATCGCCTTCAATGCACGACATCTGGCAACGCTTACGGGCCTGCCTGTAGCCGCCATTCGAACCGACCCTCGCAGCATACCCGAGATTGCGCCCATCCGCGCCCGGCAAGCGCAGCAGGAAGTCGCAGATGACGAGGGCATCGCTGCCCTGGCCTCAACGGCGCGTTCCAAGCAGCACCAGGCGTTTGGCGACAGACGTTATCTGTTGCGACCCCAGGTGAGCCTGGGTGCCAGCTACAGCCGCGTCGATACGGGCCTGTCTTCCTATGCGGCCTACTATCCCCACTACGGCGCTGCCGGAAACAGCGAAAATGCTCTCAGCTTCGGGCTTTCCTTCACGATTCCGTTGTTGGACATGGCGCACCGCGCCAGGGCCAGGCAGAGCGAAGCAGACGCAGAGCACGCCGGTGCCGACGTTCTGCTGCAGCGAGGCATCTTTCAGGAGGGCCAGGCCAAGCTGCGCAACTCTGCTGTCGAACTGCAGTTGCGCACCGACCTTGCGCAACAGGAGCAGGAGATCGCGGAGGATCAGTTCGAAACTCTCCAGATCCAACTGCAATCTGCGGCAGGTAGCTCCTCCGCACCGCAGGCCAATCCGAAAGATGCGCTGAACGCGGAGTTGCAGGAGCGGCAGCGCTACTACGACCTCCTGCTCTCCCGCCTTCAACTCCAGCAGGTGCAGGTGAACCTCCTGCAACAGGATGGCGGCCTCAGCCGATGGGTACAGGGCACCCCCGTTTCTACAGCACCTACCCCGTTCCAGCGGCCAGGCGCGAACACGCCCACCGTGCCCGCGACGACGACGCCAAGCCTCCCCGGCACGCCTCCCCAGGGAGTCACGCCAGCACCGCCTCCCGTGCCGGTTCCGCCGACAGCGCCGCGGTAG
- a CDS encoding DMT family transporter, producing MPDPAAKTSEAGTSVPASAFPASQGSHRLAPSQYLVLVFIMLGASIGDGLLSKGMRQVGPVTLADPLALVHALINPWVSCGIAVLLSFMGSYMTALSWADLTFVQPATALGNVVTALIGRVWLHEAISPMRWLGVILIVLGVGFVANGPAKTEHPLLTGSEQAST from the coding sequence ATGCCTGATCCGGCAGCGAAAACTTCAGAAGCCGGCACATCTGTGCCGGCTTCTGCTTTCCCGGCATCGCAGGGATCGCATCGACTGGCGCCAAGCCAATATCTCGTGCTCGTCTTCATCATGTTGGGTGCGTCCATCGGGGATGGCCTGCTCAGCAAGGGGATGCGACAGGTGGGGCCAGTTACGCTCGCTGACCCTTTAGCCCTGGTGCACGCACTGATCAATCCTTGGGTCTCGTGCGGCATCGCTGTCCTGCTCAGTTTTATGGGCAGCTACATGACCGCGCTGAGTTGGGCCGATCTCACCTTTGTTCAGCCTGCAACGGCATTAGGGAACGTCGTCACGGCGCTCATCGGGCGAGTTTGGCTGCATGAGGCGATTTCACCTATGCGTTGGCTAGGCGTCATTCTGATCGTGCTCGGAGTTGGCTTCGTTGCAAACGGGCCGGCGAAGACGGAACATCCGCTCCTGACCGGCAGTGAACAGGCCTCCACGTGA
- a CDS encoding efflux RND transporter periplasmic adaptor subunit, translated as MPTVASSPAIRRSLLLLGVVLLLVAGVAVIRHATRDVVYVRTARAAEGDILSSVSTNGKVEPTQLFQAHAAQPGQVQQVYVHAGQLVAANTLLLRMDTTDAQAKIASAKEAITSAVAAQTDVQQGGSQEERIALSGDLARARLQVDQARQGLASLQQLQARGAASANEVAAARERLLTAQSSLTSLQQRQTQRYAPTDRARVAAQVTEGRTSLQAAQVQLENSVIRAPFAGTVFSLPVRQFDYVAAGEELAQVADLTHMQVLAYFDEPEIGKLKQNSAVIVTWDARPGKEWHGHIVRVPTTVINYGTRNVGECLINIDDATGDLLPNTNVTARVTTQQVYRVLTIPREALRTETEAPRNFVYVVRNGKLHKTGVQVGALNLQTVQITGGLSAGDVLALNTTSNVDLADGLAVQEAK; from the coding sequence ATGCCCACCGTAGCTTCCAGCCCTGCCATCCGGCGTTCCCTCCTACTTCTCGGCGTTGTTCTCCTGCTGGTTGCGGGGGTCGCCGTGATTCGTCACGCCACGCGTGACGTGGTCTACGTTCGCACCGCTCGGGCCGCGGAGGGGGACATCCTCAGCTCCGTTTCGACCAACGGCAAGGTCGAACCCACCCAGCTTTTCCAGGCCCATGCGGCCCAGCCCGGCCAGGTTCAGCAGGTGTATGTGCACGCGGGACAACTGGTCGCGGCCAACACCCTGCTGCTGAGGATGGATACGACGGACGCTCAAGCGAAGATTGCGTCCGCGAAGGAAGCCATCACCTCGGCAGTCGCAGCGCAAACGGACGTACAGCAGGGCGGATCCCAGGAAGAGCGCATCGCCCTTTCCGGCGATTTGGCTCGTGCCAGGCTCCAGGTAGATCAGGCCCGCCAGGGTCTCGCGTCCTTGCAGCAGTTGCAGGCCCGCGGCGCCGCGTCAGCCAACGAGGTCGCCGCCGCGCGCGAACGCCTGCTGACGGCTCAGAGCTCACTGACCTCGCTGCAGCAGCGCCAGACACAGCGCTACGCTCCGACCGACCGGGCTCGTGTGGCAGCTCAGGTGACTGAAGGCCGCACCAGCCTGCAGGCAGCACAGGTCCAATTGGAGAACAGCGTCATTCGCGCCCCGTTCGCCGGCACTGTCTTTTCACTCCCGGTACGGCAGTTCGACTATGTCGCCGCGGGTGAAGAACTGGCGCAGGTAGCAGACCTGACCCACATGCAGGTGCTCGCCTATTTCGACGAGCCGGAGATCGGCAAGCTCAAGCAGAACAGCGCCGTGATCGTCACCTGGGACGCGCGTCCCGGTAAGGAGTGGCACGGCCACATCGTTCGGGTCCCGACCACTGTCATCAATTACGGCACCCGCAACGTGGGCGAATGCCTCATCAATATCGACGACGCGACCGGCGACCTGCTGCCCAACACAAACGTCACGGCGCGGGTCACGACGCAGCAGGTGTACCGCGTTCTGACAATCCCGCGCGAAGCCCTCCGTACTGAAACAGAGGCACCGCGCAACTTCGTCTACGTGGTTCGAAACGGCAAACTGCACAAGACCGGCGTCCAGGTGGGAGCCCTAAACCTGCAAACCGTTCAGATCACCGGCGGCCTTTCCGCCGGCGATGTGCTCGCGCTGAATACCACCAGCAACGTGGACCTGGCCGACGGGCTTGCCGTGCAGGAGGCGAAGTGA